From a region of the Dehalococcoidia bacterium genome:
- a CDS encoding M67 family metallopeptidase, whose protein sequence is MDKERFVLPREMWEQMVAHARREDPNEACGALAGKGSHAQRLYPLTNTERSPYRYMTDPKELYQAMKDAERSGLEIIAFYHSHTHTPAYPSPTDVRLATWPEAYYLIISLQDKASPVVRAFRIQDGRVREVPLDIVPPSQG, encoded by the coding sequence ATGGACAAGGAGCGGTTTGTGTTGCCGCGGGAGATGTGGGAGCAGATGGTCGCCCACGCCCGTCGGGAGGACCCCAACGAGGCGTGTGGGGCCTTGGCGGGGAAAGGCTCCCACGCCCAGCGCCTCTACCCGCTCACCAATACCGAGCGCAGTCCCTACCGCTACATGACCGACCCCAAGGAACTCTACCAGGCGATGAAGGACGCCGAGCGGTCAGGGCTGGAGATCATCGCCTTCTATCACTCCCACACGCACACGCCGGCGTATCCCTCACCTACGGATGTGCGCCTGGCCACCTGGCCGGAGGCGTACTACCTTATCATTTCCCTGCAGGACAAGGCTTCCCCTGTGGTGCGCGCCTTCCGCATCCAGGATGGACGGGTGCGGGAGGTGCCGTTGGACATTGTCCCCCCCTCCCAGGGCTAA
- a CDS encoding PDZ domain-containing protein — protein MRKALWIPLVLAAFVVVGVGTVFAWPRGTARAQSSDASPRQAKAYLGVQVATITEALSQRLGLPIGGVVVVRVLPGSPAEAAGLQRGDVLTQATLGTTTVALQRPADLTTLLRNAQPGQQVTLTLQRGGQSRTVTISLGQWPQPPIDRGHDLGKPGLPFPKRGRMDSVLRGQVTLQQGTTTVTYAFFGGTVSATSTNAIVVTPLDGSAPVTVNVTDQVRVVGCPRGEGANLAVGSRVVVVSQDGVVRWVKVLGPCGAGEHLWGKRHEGGGPIRIQPVPQRHSPVRGASPQGVNL, from the coding sequence ATGCGCAAAGCCCTGTGGATACCCCTCGTGTTAGCCGCTTTTGTGGTTGTGGGTGTGGGGACAGTCTTCGCCTGGCCTCGGGGGACGGCCCGCGCCCAATCCTCTGATGCATCGCCCCGTCAAGCGAAGGCATACCTGGGCGTGCAGGTGGCAACCATTACGGAAGCCCTCTCCCAGCGTTTGGGTTTACCCATCGGGGGTGTGGTGGTGGTCCGCGTCCTGCCGGGGAGCCCCGCCGAGGCGGCGGGCCTGCAGAGGGGTGATGTGCTGACCCAGGCCACCCTGGGCACCACAACCGTCGCCCTCCAGCGCCCCGCCGACTTGACCACCCTCCTGCGGAACGCCCAGCCCGGTCAGCAGGTTACCTTGACGCTCCAGAGGGGTGGCCAGAGCCGCACGGTGACTATCAGCTTGGGGCAGTGGCCTCAACCCCCCATCGACCGTGGGCATGACCTGGGGAAGCCAGGCTTGCCTTTCCCCAAGCGCGGCCGCATGGATAGCGTCCTGCGGGGGCAGGTAACCCTGCAACAGGGCACCACAACCGTAACCTACGCCTTCTTCGGGGGCACGGTGAGCGCTACCAGCACCAACGCCATTGTGGTTACGCCCTTGGACGGCAGTGCGCCGGTAACGGTGAATGTGACGGATCAGGTGCGTGTGGTAGGGTGCCCGCGGGGTGAGGGGGCGAACTTGGCTGTGGGGAGTCGGGTGGTGGTGGTCTCCCAGGACGGGGTGGTGCGGTGGGTGAAGGTGCTGGGGCCGTGCGGAGCGGGAGAGCACCTCTGGGGGAAGAGGCACGAGGGGGGAGGCCCTATCCGTATCCAGCCCGTCCCACAACGGCACTCCCCCGTGCGAGGGGCGTCCCCCCAAGGTGTCAATCTCTAG
- a CDS encoding SDR family oxidoreductase yields the protein MDLGLRGKSVIVTGGGSNIGRAIVLAFAQEGARIAIAEIDEPQAHKVAQEVARLGTGATALVVKTDVTDYASVENMVNRVLQAYGAIDVLVNNVGWTVDRLFLEKPREEWEKEVKVNLWGVINCCRAVLPHMVQRQRGAVVSISSDAGRMGEYREAVYGACKAGVIALMKALAREVGRYNIRLNAVCPGLTVPRSDEEVGEASMWKQQRAIFTDEVMERAKRNYVLRRLGTAQEVANAVVFLASDAASFITGQTLSVSGGYTMM from the coding sequence ATGGACCTGGGTCTGCGCGGCAAAAGCGTCATCGTTACAGGGGGCGGATCCAACATCGGCCGGGCCATCGTGCTCGCCTTCGCCCAGGAGGGGGCGCGCATCGCCATCGCTGAGATAGACGAACCCCAGGCCCACAAGGTCGCCCAAGAGGTGGCCCGCTTGGGCACCGGGGCGACCGCCCTGGTGGTCAAAACCGATGTTACCGATTACGCCTCGGTGGAAAACATGGTCAACCGTGTGCTCCAGGCGTATGGGGCGATTGATGTGCTGGTGAACAATGTGGGGTGGACAGTAGACCGCCTCTTTCTGGAGAAGCCTCGGGAGGAGTGGGAAAAAGAGGTGAAGGTCAACCTGTGGGGGGTTATCAACTGCTGTCGGGCTGTCCTGCCCCACATGGTCCAGCGTCAGCGGGGGGCCGTTGTGAGCATCAGTTCCGATGCCGGGCGCATGGGGGAGTATCGGGAGGCGGTGTATGGGGCGTGCAAGGCGGGGGTCATCGCTTTGATGAAGGCCCTCGCCCGCGAGGTGGGGCGCTACAACATCCGCCTTAACGCCGTGTGCCCCGGCCTCACCGTCCCCCGCTCCGACGAAGAGGTGGGGGAGGCCAGCATGTGGAAACAGCAACGGGCCATCTTTACCGACGAGGTTATGGAGCGGGCCAAGCGCAACTACGTCTTGCGCCGGCTGGGGACGGCCCAAGAGGTGGCCAACGCCGTCGTCTTCCTGGCATCCGACGCCGCCAGTTTCATTACGGGCCAAACCCTCTCGGTGAGCGGCGGGTACACCATGATGTAG
- the mtnA gene encoding S-methyl-5-thioribose-1-phosphate isomerase, which produces MRAVAWRDDALWLLDQSALPVQVSWVVCRSPQEVEEAIRSLKVRGAPAIGIAGAYGVALAARHLPDTLPLEEYLERLHVQGERLARARPTAVNLRWAVERTLRVARAHRRVQEVREAVLAEAHRILQEDVEANRRIGALGADLLPHGCWVLTHCNTGALATGGWGTALGVIRTAWAQGKLRGVYATETRPLLQGARLTTWELHQEGIPVTLVVDGAVGALLRQGKVDAVVVGADRIAANGDVANKIGTYPLAVLAHRHGIPFYVCAPTSTLDWATPSGEAIVIEERSPLEVVRVGWGWGREGQGLPIAPAGVPAWNPAFDITPADLVTAIITEVGVARFPYAHTLPRRCGSGESADAR; this is translated from the coding sequence ATACGTGCAGTGGCGTGGCGAGACGACGCCCTGTGGCTTTTGGACCAATCGGCGTTGCCGGTGCAAGTGTCCTGGGTGGTGTGTCGGAGCCCCCAGGAGGTGGAGGAGGCCATCCGCTCTTTGAAGGTGCGGGGTGCACCTGCCATCGGCATTGCGGGGGCCTACGGCGTGGCACTGGCGGCGCGCCATCTCCCCGACACTCTTCCCCTTGAGGAGTATCTGGAGAGGTTGCACGTCCAGGGGGAGAGGCTGGCCCGTGCTCGCCCGACGGCTGTGAACCTGCGCTGGGCGGTGGAGCGCACGCTGCGCGTCGCCCGCGCGCACAGACGCGTGCAGGAGGTACGGGAGGCGGTGTTGGCCGAGGCCCACCGTATTCTGCAGGAGGATGTGGAGGCCAATCGGCGCATCGGGGCGCTAGGGGCAGATTTGCTGCCCCACGGGTGTTGGGTGTTGACCCACTGCAACACGGGGGCATTGGCCACTGGGGGTTGGGGCACGGCACTGGGGGTCATCCGCACGGCCTGGGCGCAGGGGAAACTGCGGGGGGTGTATGCCACTGAAACACGACCTCTCCTGCAAGGGGCGCGCCTGACCACCTGGGAACTGCACCAGGAGGGCATTCCCGTCACGCTGGTGGTGGATGGGGCCGTAGGGGCGCTCCTACGCCAGGGGAAGGTGGATGCCGTGGTGGTGGGGGCCGACCGCATCGCCGCTAACGGCGATGTGGCCAATAAAATCGGCACCTATCCCCTGGCTGTGTTGGCTCACCGACACGGCATCCCCTTCTATGTGTGTGCTCCCACCAGTACCCTAGATTGGGCAACGCCCTCGGGAGAAGCCATAGTTATAGAAGAACGCTCCCCTTTGGAGGTGGTGCGTGTGGGCTGGGGGTGGGGCAGGGAGGGGCAGGGTCTTCCCATCGCCCCCGCGGGGGTGCCAGCCTGGAACCCCGCCTTTGACATCACCCCGGCTGACCTTGTTACTGCCATCATTACTGAGGTAGGGGTTGCCCGCTTTCCCTACGCCCATACCCTGCCACGCC